Proteins co-encoded in one Pyxidicoccus xibeiensis genomic window:
- a CDS encoding bifunctional trypsin-like peptidase domain-containing/SEL1-like repeat protein, translated as MERWILCPHCSHLHERQPAPRCPKCQRATYGAESFELDPASAEPRTAEVALSHPEPAPAPRPVVDDSWDFSGDLVVEPIEPAGSTAPAVPVEEDFSLEFELDLPAPSHAEVSASRPAPRAEEAPPPHIDIIPPMPAPRVLRAPSASTPAWKHAQAPRRSGKLRRLWEACVPRRPTAGSRLAGGFLLAGVALTVAGHVLTSGAQVSGKVVLAAAAIDTVLGLGLLLGVARVHAVVLARLLLGLGLLAVASRAADPVVVALQLGTLVGLGLLLAGEPGPWRRLAGSVLTGGVCTILAVLLSARFTQTSPLNTRLLSLRGALEPDVVLAAQGQDVPYRLTFPATGWRQASASYLASLDSGLDRVWLLPSRDAVVAVRVLHLPGAGGVDLDEAAGKLLEARGQQEDGTSGFEVVATEPVEGRFDAARRYHLRLQAAGQPMEAHAAVLVHGDYAFFVDAVAPRHRFPSLDGELAAIVASFAFEPPPPPRLHEETLEHVRRASVLVHTYDATGSGFVFQSDHGRTLILTNDHVVRGRTGVPSHVGVVMTMPDGKRQNLRAAVRASDQARDLAVLALLDQPERWPELTLRHTTSLPEPMALFVVGYPFGQGLGFQKNYPDVTVNGGWLGLQTPEPVREQGRRVVEVGINPGNSGGPVVDASGRAIGVAVAHLRGSETSVMITSETVDAWLQLQREPPATFDDRELAVKLAPPAKAMEGEEQARTATVLVRSERGTAAGVVIERREAGRLVVLASGNVLGADWKPGAPLPALTVRLRPAQPESLELKAEVLRASADAGLVLLSVVSARDDVVPLTLAQGETLSSGTPVRVLGYRLDAKGQLRRNPVPQLASGAVASAQRDSAGKVRFLQVDVGINHGQTSGPVLDAQGALVGLAVERLKDTNISLVLPGEHLMRFLRGGIVAGAWKLLHDRDGRCALSALAVLENPLGMQQTVRLRLGLEARLVITTTNPYEYRVGSVLAEVEAGTRREVELGAEVDCPRYLPILQLELVDAQGIQATHPKQGRLNGVGPGTAMGFTGGTEYAEHQDADMVEFFLTPALPPERWSQTCAPYDAKRCEQQCQEGQAVSCLRLGRHHMDSLREAEALSAFAHGCKLGSVEGCIELGLSSQWTGRSLPNDGLVPSAGLLKSMCETLPGILDYRRACWALRPEQYALLLRSATHSCSTFRSSCVEQGQLHLAGPWSPRYSATRAARAFETSCAANEVSGCLELAHLQLEGLGVPQNVQAARATYEKYCHPAPPGQRGEYQGCEPLARLHATGNGVPRNLQEARRLMGMSCEGWGSVSPYCGYMREQTRVRALAARKQ; from the coding sequence ATGGAACGCTGGATTCTGTGCCCGCATTGCTCCCACCTGCACGAGCGGCAGCCCGCTCCGCGCTGCCCGAAGTGCCAGCGCGCCACGTATGGCGCCGAGTCGTTCGAGCTCGACCCGGCCAGCGCCGAGCCGCGGACCGCTGAAGTCGCCCTGAGTCATCCAGAGCCCGCGCCCGCGCCACGGCCGGTCGTGGACGACTCCTGGGACTTCTCCGGCGACCTCGTCGTGGAGCCCATCGAGCCCGCCGGGTCCACCGCGCCCGCCGTGCCTGTCGAGGAGGACTTCTCGCTGGAGTTCGAGCTCGACCTGCCCGCGCCTTCTCACGCCGAGGTCAGCGCCTCGAGGCCCGCGCCGCGAGCCGAGGAAGCCCCGCCGCCGCACATCGACATCATCCCTCCGATGCCCGCGCCACGAGTGCTGCGGGCACCTTCCGCGTCCACGCCCGCCTGGAAGCACGCGCAAGCGCCCCGGCGGTCCGGGAAGCTCCGGCGGCTGTGGGAGGCCTGCGTGCCACGGAGGCCGACAGCGGGCTCCCGCCTGGCGGGCGGCTTCCTGCTCGCTGGCGTTGCGCTCACGGTGGCCGGCCACGTGCTCACCTCCGGCGCGCAGGTGAGCGGGAAGGTCGTGCTGGCCGCGGCGGCCATCGACACGGTGCTGGGCCTGGGCCTGCTGCTCGGGGTGGCACGTGTACACGCGGTCGTCCTCGCGCGGCTGCTCCTGGGCCTGGGGCTGCTGGCCGTGGCCTCGCGCGCGGCGGACCCGGTGGTGGTGGCGCTGCAGCTGGGGACCCTGGTGGGGCTGGGGCTGCTGCTCGCCGGGGAGCCGGGGCCATGGCGGCGGCTGGCGGGCTCCGTCCTGACCGGCGGTGTCTGCACCATCCTGGCCGTGCTGCTCTCCGCGCGCTTCACGCAGACGTCGCCCCTCAACACGAGGCTGCTGTCGCTGCGCGGCGCGCTCGAGCCGGACGTCGTGCTGGCGGCGCAGGGACAGGACGTGCCGTACCGGCTCACCTTCCCCGCCACCGGCTGGCGGCAGGCGAGCGCGAGCTACCTCGCCTCACTGGACTCGGGCCTGGACCGCGTGTGGCTGCTGCCCTCGCGCGACGCGGTGGTGGCCGTGCGGGTGCTGCATCTGCCAGGTGCCGGCGGCGTGGACCTGGACGAGGCCGCCGGGAAGCTGCTGGAGGCGCGCGGCCAGCAGGAGGACGGCACCTCCGGTTTCGAGGTGGTGGCGACGGAGCCCGTCGAGGGCCGCTTCGATGCCGCGCGCCGCTACCACCTGCGCCTTCAGGCCGCGGGCCAGCCCATGGAGGCGCATGCCGCGGTGCTGGTGCACGGGGACTACGCCTTCTTCGTCGACGCCGTCGCGCCGCGCCACCGCTTCCCCTCGCTCGACGGGGAGCTGGCCGCCATCGTCGCCTCCTTCGCCTTCGAGCCCCCGCCGCCGCCCCGCCTGCACGAGGAGACGCTGGAGCACGTGCGCCGGGCCTCGGTGCTGGTGCACACCTACGACGCCACGGGCAGCGGCTTCGTCTTCCAGAGCGACCATGGCCGCACGCTCATCCTCACCAACGACCACGTGGTGCGGGGCCGCACGGGCGTTCCCAGCCACGTGGGCGTGGTGATGACGATGCCCGACGGGAAGCGGCAGAACCTGAGAGCCGCCGTCCGGGCCTCGGACCAGGCCCGGGACCTGGCGGTGCTGGCGCTGTTGGACCAGCCCGAGCGGTGGCCCGAGCTCACCCTCCGCCACACCACGTCCCTGCCCGAGCCCATGGCCCTGTTCGTCGTGGGCTACCCCTTCGGCCAGGGACTGGGCTTCCAGAAGAACTACCCGGACGTCACCGTCAACGGCGGCTGGCTGGGGCTTCAGACGCCCGAGCCGGTGCGCGAGCAGGGACGGCGCGTGGTGGAGGTGGGCATCAACCCGGGCAACAGCGGAGGCCCGGTGGTGGATGCCAGCGGGCGGGCCATCGGCGTCGCGGTGGCGCACCTGCGCGGCTCGGAGACGAGCGTGATGATTACGTCGGAGACGGTGGACGCGTGGCTGCAGCTGCAGCGCGAGCCTCCCGCCACCTTCGATGACCGCGAGCTGGCGGTGAAGCTCGCTCCCCCCGCGAAGGCCATGGAAGGCGAGGAGCAGGCGCGCACGGCCACGGTGCTGGTGCGCTCCGAGCGGGGCACCGCCGCGGGCGTCGTCATCGAGCGGCGGGAGGCAGGCCGCCTGGTGGTGCTCGCGAGCGGGAATGTGCTGGGGGCGGACTGGAAGCCCGGTGCGCCGCTGCCCGCGCTGACGGTGCGCCTGCGCCCCGCCCAGCCGGAGTCGCTGGAGCTCAAGGCCGAGGTGCTGCGCGCCAGCGCCGACGCGGGCCTGGTGCTGCTCTCGGTGGTCTCCGCCCGGGACGACGTGGTGCCGCTCACCCTGGCCCAGGGTGAGACGCTGTCCAGCGGCACGCCGGTGCGGGTGCTCGGCTACCGGCTGGACGCGAAGGGCCAGCTGCGTCGCAACCCGGTGCCGCAGCTCGCGTCCGGAGCGGTCGCCAGCGCGCAGCGGGACTCCGCGGGCAAGGTGCGCTTCCTCCAGGTGGACGTGGGCATCAACCACGGCCAGACGAGCGGCCCGGTGCTGGACGCGCAGGGCGCGCTGGTGGGACTCGCGGTGGAGCGCCTGAAGGACACCAACATCAGCCTCGTGCTGCCCGGCGAGCACCTCATGCGGTTCCTGCGCGGCGGCATCGTCGCGGGCGCGTGGAAGCTCCTGCATGACCGGGACGGGCGCTGCGCCCTCAGCGCGCTGGCGGTGCTGGAGAACCCCCTGGGGATGCAGCAGACCGTGCGGCTTCGCCTGGGACTGGAGGCCCGGCTCGTCATCACCACGACCAACCCCTACGAGTACCGCGTCGGCAGCGTGCTGGCCGAAGTCGAGGCGGGGACCCGCCGCGAGGTGGAGCTGGGGGCCGAGGTGGACTGTCCCCGCTACCTGCCCATCCTCCAGCTGGAGCTCGTGGATGCCCAGGGCATCCAGGCCACGCATCCGAAGCAGGGCCGGCTCAACGGCGTGGGGCCGGGCACGGCGATGGGCTTCACGGGCGGGACGGAGTACGCCGAGCATCAGGACGCCGACATGGTGGAGTTCTTCCTCACGCCCGCGCTCCCCCCCGAACGGTGGAGCCAGACGTGCGCCCCGTACGACGCGAAGCGCTGCGAGCAGCAGTGTCAGGAAGGCCAGGCGGTGTCGTGCCTGCGGCTCGGCCGGCATCACATGGATTCGCTCCGCGAGGCCGAGGCGCTGTCCGCCTTCGCGCATGGCTGCAAGCTGGGCAGCGTCGAGGGCTGCATCGAGCTGGGCCTGTCGAGCCAGTGGACCGGGCGCAGCCTCCCCAACGACGGGCTGGTGCCCTCCGCCGGGCTCCTGAAGTCGATGTGCGAGACGCTCCCCGGCATCCTGGACTACCGGCGCGCGTGCTGGGCGCTGCGGCCGGAGCAGTACGCGCTCCTGCTGAGGTCCGCCACGCACAGCTGCAGCACGTTCCGCTCCAGCTGCGTCGAGCAGGGGCAGCTCCACCTCGCCGGGCCCTGGAGCCCGCGCTACTCCGCGACCCGGGCGGCGCGCGCCTTCGAGACCTCCTGCGCGGCGAACGAAGTCTCGGGCTGCCTCGAGCTCGCCCACCTGCAGCTCGAGGGGCTGGGAGTCCCCCAGAACGTGCAGGCCGCACGGGCCACCTACGAGAAGTACTGCCACCCCGCCCCGCCCGGCCAGCGAGGCGAGTACCAGGGCTGCGAGCCCCTGGCGCGGCTGCATGCGACGGGGAACGGGGTGCCCCGGAACCTCCAGGAGGCCCGCCGCCTCATGGGCATGAGCTGCGAGGGCTGGGGCTCCGTCTCACCGTACTGCGGCTACATGCGGGAGCAGACCCGGGTCCGCGCGCTCGCCGCGCGGAAGCAGTAG